DNA from Aphis gossypii isolate Hap1 chromosome 3, ASM2018417v2, whole genome shotgun sequence:
tgattaACCGAAAAACGAGACGCGATTATAAACGGTGGATCTAGCAAGTTGCTCTAAAATtgttgtgattttattttaaattgtataagttagaccttatatataatacataacatagtttttaaaaaaaaaacatataatttttttttttaagtacctagatCGAAGTGACAACGTgacactatattatgatataaggTTTTTAACAGTatctcataattttaatttcatatattatttttctctgaAATCCTGGGTAACTAACAGTGCTTTTGCTTATAAGTTTTCAACAACACATTAAGGTTATATGTAGGGTGATAAACCGGTTGGTGATGGTGATCAACCGATTTTtatgaacttttaaaattatgagttTTCAATTGTTGTTATTCTTAAGCCGATGTAGGTATTATGctaggtatacaaaaatatcctATTTCTACACAGGAAACAATTAAAcgactatacattataaattataatacatgcatggctgtaaaatataagtaataaatgtaaagaTTACAAGTCTCTGCGATTAATATTTCttgaattttacaataaaacaattaaaatatcgtaatatttcgtttaattGTCGAATTTAGTggacattttaatttctaatatgaATAGgtcctataaaaaaataattatgcccaataaatgtaaattcaataaaattttaaaccggTGCAGTaacaaaaacttattatattaagcataaccttgtattttaaataatttttttttattgtttacaacaTTTCGTGATTTTTACGAACTTTGGACGTTTACCATAAACAAATTTAGTCATTGAGTGAGAgtctttatacattttcgaTAATAAGACACTGCAGTATATCATGTAAATTGACCGATCAtatagtacaaaattataagtactatataattgttacaatagtgggtatataataatgataaagtatagtaaattacatattatacctatatatagtcaTTAACGTGTCCTCCGCACGACACACGTGatgaaaaccataataataataacaggtataggtacacatctataatatatacaagtagcatattatatataccaaacaactacctatatacatatatatatatatatatacagttggCGCGCGCACaccaagtattattttaatgcacgGGGCCCTATACAGCGGCGACGACTTGTGTTTAAGTcggtcataactcataatattatgttcgaatattattatacatcatgtGTACacgatgtacctataataattactaatacgTTTTGGTGACGTGCGTGCTGTATAGGAGCGCGGAAACCGTGGATACAATAAACGCGACGCGAcaacacatacatacatatacatatagaaggggtaatataataataatattacgtggagatatatacatatatatatatatgatgcaCTGGGCATAATGggatttaaacaatataaaagtgTGTGCGTGCGCGTGGTTCTGTTTTGTTTTGGTAGCGAGCAGAGCGTTTCACACTATCGGAGGATCTGGcttgcattttttttccattttttaaatttagtttcatTCACGTTTCTCGGTCGCACGTTATATAACCGTATTGCAACGATTTTTGTCGGAGCAGCTGATGCAGCTATATCATGAGTGAGTAATAGTTAttgacattaatattattttctaaatcataaataatactatacttataatattcacaCAGCGACAAATCACGAATGTCCTATAATGTATCATAATGTGTTATTTTcagtagatatattatgtacacagtaCACTACGCGCACACACGTTGttaccaaaattattttaaggacaaaatattacattgtaatttttatcaatcacgttacattgtacctattacaaattataactcTGTAGGATCTGCAATGCCTATGACGTATCGTATCGAtactttaaatgaaataaaaacgctGTATCGAAATGTTCCACAATCAGAACTTTCTCAACCCTACTCCGATACTCCCATagcagtttataatattacgatagtaatttataaaattataagtaataattttcccTTAAACATATGAAAAAGTTGGaagtataaaaatgcaaaacgAACGAAAACTGTTAAAGAGTTCTCCACTCCGCTCTTATTATGTgtctattatttctaatatttttaaatattcaaaacgatTTGCGCATGTACAATGATGTACTTACACCTAATCActattcacaaaatattaataaacacgatttgtatgtataagtatGCGTCCAGATACTGCAGTTTTCGAAGTCGATTAACATTGCGTAATACAGTAGGTACATATGTATACAACAACTAGTTTACAAATGTGTTTAACacactttatataatacatagagcGTTATTTCACCATTCTAAATTGGATTATACTTACCGTGGCTGAAATATACCAGGTTAATGTCCCAATTTAGCTATATCCCCATGCTATGCGACGTCGTATTGTGAAAAGAAATTACAATGGGGTAAAGGGCGCCGTTATAATTGGTTACTATCTCCCCACGGGTTTAACTAAACTTAAAGcgttgattatatatataatgtaaagatattgttaattattatatattaataatgataataattttaacacacAACATATAAGTGCAACCTTATGTTtctattttacttatactcatgattataactataaaatagtatactataatactatatatatacctataatatatattatagtatacatataaatgtattgtagtaatctaatatatttcagAAATGGATTATATTTAGGCACTTATAATAAggtacaatatgtattatatacttgatgCAGCTGCAGGGCACCTAACCTACATATACATTTCATCACgacctttaaatttattaattgcagTAATGCGTGATCGTCTCcggaattttttaaaaaaatagtagcgAACTATACTAACTATAGTATATcaagtataagtattattgaatacctgtttattattttttcaaaataaaaactagagtatacctaataggtaaataagtaaataagccaaaatggttttacaattatatgtgATCGACTCCcgtcaatttttttacatacattttctaaccatatattttagatattaatcttacagttctatattatatttaaaatatactaacgttttgttattttaggaGAAATACTATATGTACTgtgtatagtattgtatacatccaaattgttaatttgtgattttttcacTATTTCGACTAAATTAACATACCTAGTGttcttttactttatttttacattttacaatacaatttacatgCTTCTGGAATCTATATGATACCTATAACTTAACGATTTGGTTGCCACTTGTTATCTAagtatgtaatgtattatgaacaactaataacaaaaatatattataagataccCTCGGCTATTGTGAGTGATTTACGcagatatacattaatttattgtaatacatcgttaaaaaataaacatacaacaTGATGTAAGGTATTAACTTCATAGTTCAGAAATACTACAGtttattgtgtaaattaaCAACGAAAACACATTTGGTGTTATTATAGACCGGAAATAGAGTTAAAACAGAAATAATCACCTATTATCACTGAAGTATACTAACAGTACAAAGTTATAAAaccaactatattaataataacgtcttaaatatctatattcgATACGTATAGTTTATTAACCCCTAGAAAATAGTGCTTACTTATAGACTGTTCCGTTggaaaaatacgaaaacaataggtaaaatcgtagtgttataaaataatatactgggtaatttataaaatatatattaggaaGGTAATTAAAGTatctttaatttgtttaattaatccacctcattcaaaattattttaaataaaccttGTAAAAAtgagcaaaaaaaataaaatatcatctttCAGTGAGAAATTATTTTCAGCAAGTCTTGAGCTCCTTCTCTCAAATTGAAAGGTTTATGTACCACGTAGGCACCtttctaataaataagtttaatttccggtatagtaatttagtataatattataattaatcacgTAATTAGGAATTTTTCTTAGGGATGGGATTAGAAATGTAAgcttgacaatttttttttttattgaaatttttcactttttaattttttttttttttttaacagaacATTAAGTCGGTACCTCAGTTTTtggtgtataaatgtataactaacAAATAGCCTGTTAtctgtaattttcaaaaaaaaaaaaaataatgacaaaatcaatatgaaaaaatttttttttaaaaaatttcaggattattgaaaatttacagCTTTAGGTGAGAggattaagttttttaataaaaaactaaaaactttaTCATTTCCGAAAAATAAACCTGTTACAATgaatactacaaaatattaaatctgtaGTGGatttaccccccccccccttatTACACCCCAGAATGTACTTCGTACAATAGGTAGAAAAAACTACAACCTACTATATTACTTCtaacaactataaaaatataatatccgattttatgattaattacgATACATAACACCACAACGTAGTATCTATGGGCTATGATGCATTatgataactaattattattataatttatattcataattatttaccatcAAGTACGCAAAATTCATCGTCGACGCACGTGTGTTGAATATAACTGTCCTCGATGGTCGGATCGTAATCAGCTACAaacattttctgaaaaaattgaatggtGATCGCGCTTTTACCCACACCACCGTCACCGACCACCACCAGCTTGTAGGTAGGCAATGGATGGTTGGGGGCCTGGGTTATGGCGCGTCGATGACGGGTCAACTCTTGTTGGGTGGTGTACGCGAACCTCGACGACAGCTtgtctgaaataataataagaagaaatattaatacaagtaATAATCATTAACGGGACTCGTGAGGTGAAACaaaaatcgattattattattatttattaacgatAATACACGAtgtcaatttttattgttttgaaggGTGAATGAGGATAGTGTTTGCAATAATTAACtgttatatctatacatagaAAATGGAAATTTGACACAACGTAAACTAACTTTTAACgcttgataaatttttatacaacatattttaataaaattaatttatttaactattaaaacctTATTACCCATCAAAATCtgttataagtatacaacatattatgttaaccaTAGTTCACTCTCCGATCAACCAAATATTATAGCAAAAAAATTcttacaaatttacattaaatattcaaaaataaaattaactgataatctacactatactataataatttttagttgcaTAAACAAGCAAATTGAAGAATTATTATGTGATCcactattttagtttaatcgATTCcagtaaatgtatatttaaaaaacattgtaatattaataaatttatctctcctcttagaatctaaaatgttgGGTATTTTAGCCTAAATGGTActgtaatattgaattattttaaaagtattttatctcATAGTAAATaacttgataaataattactttaacacatatgtatatcttatataataatgtttttgattttaataaaattattaaataagccCACTACAAAAcatattctttaatatttgttacaaCTGTTATCGCTTTGTTATTGATCAATTTTCTATTTGCAGTAAATACCTTAAGTGCCAAATATCACTAGTTGTCtagttaactatataaataggtaatataattaatatctaatttaaatattatgtgacaTTCAAAATCATctctttttttacttattatattatgaaaatgcttataactatttacttttttcagCAATAATGACAATTATCTTATCATCACTTTTTATGtgaatcttataatattatgtaagtaattaataattatattgcaatatgtaaaatttgttaaaatataagttattttccataatataggctacaaatattatgttaacaataatgaattaaaaaatgttcagtaaattaattataaggataaaattcatacaaaaaatttacacTTTTTATTTCCGGTTGGTTGTACTcagataaaatgtaaataaaatctttacatCAATAATTCAAACAGTATTACCtacctttatttttctaagaagCAAAGAAAGTAAGCAAGAAGTaggtagttttattattaggaataattaatttgatatctaatatttttcaactttataTCACCACAACATCTACTTTAAATGAAATAGCTGTAgggtcttatatttttttgtattatctttaattgtaaataaaatgattttgctttaatatcatgtatagtaaatttatagaactgtaaaaacctaatattaataaaatatattaaattaatttttacatttaatttggttaaaatgttttattttttatatttctgttttaatcatttaagaTAAAACTTTTCATTTGTATGACTTCTTATCTATATTACCTATCGGCTATTAAAGGTTTAAAATGTctttacatacctaatatctctaataagatatttaagataataattgtagataatatattaatttaacagaagaaacataaaagtaaaataggtacattactgTCTATTGtatcttcaaaaaaaattattaaatgagtaaaaaagacaaacaaaatataaaatctttagTATAAAACTGAACAAATgctaaaattgattaatttgataaacttCAATCAACTATCATCTATTATGTACATAGCTAAGTGAATAAGTCAAAAAAGGATTCCataaagtacataatttatatattttttcatattgtcAAAGGGTTATACTGTTATCAGACTTTTGTCAAAGAAAACGAATTATTTCAGACTTAAGATATTTAACGATTGTCTTATTTTCGTCATAAATGGGACCACTTGTTTGTTAAAATAGAGTGTACACTCAAACAACCTGGTACTCGAAGTTATTTACTAAATGCACTTATTCTTACCGACAGCCGGATCCGATCTATGTGACCGAACTGGCGAACGTCATTGCCATGGCCTGGGTAGGGTCGACGGCGATCAAACAGCGGATGGACCACAAATCACAGAGCAGCCAGTGGAAGCCCGACAATTTCAACCAATTCGGCGCCTTTGGAATTCAGAAGACGTCCGACCGCATTTCGTCGATATAAAATGTTGGAGTGTTGGCTGTTACGTCGTCGCACGCTACACAATGCACAGATCTCACGTCGTGTCGTCGTCTGGGATTTGGcgatataatagtaataataatattaataatagtaataatattgcgGGTACGGTAGACAGgcgtaaaacaaaaatcgaataaaacaaaataatatatatatatatatatgcgcgTGCGTGTTTTCCTCCGTTATCAATTGCGCCGTCCAGAGACGAGTGCCTGGACCGATTGATAAGACGCGGTAGATCGTGAACCATGAGGTGCGCATGCGTGACGCCTAAAACTCTTACTATCTCCATGGACACCGCCACACCGAGGTATGAGATAGATAACAGAGTCATTGAGTCATTCCTACAGgcggtattataatttacgataACGTTTCGCGGTTCCTGAACGACAACACGTCCTTCGGCagctatacatttttcaaactcGAAATAGTTATTTTGTCGTTTTCGCGTTATTGTTGgatcaaatttttatgtatcgttTTGTCCAGCATAGCACACACGTCCCTCGCGATATAACAAATGCGTTTTCTAGAACCTGACAACGACGTACGATGACCGCAGTAGTCCCCGCCGCTGCCGACACCACTGTCGTTCCCATCGTCGCCACAGCAGCCTCTAACGGCAAGGGACACATCTTGCACGATGGTCCAGCGTATTCGCTGGCGCTCAACAAAGAGCACACACATGTTGTAGTTGCCGGCAGAAATGGTAAGTcgcttttttcttttcttttgatTTGTCTATTTTGGTCAAAAGTCTTTATTCCCTTCGCTGTATCCAgcgaattaattttcatttttttctccaGTTTTTAAGGTATTTCTCATCGAACAGGGAGGTTTCAAAGAATGTGTCAATTTACGCTGTGGCAAAACATCAAGTGTCCAGAGTTCGTCGAGCATGGATGTTGCTTGGAACCCAGCAGACGGTAAGATGGACAATatccatttaaatttacttataagtttataacactattattttaagccTCAGAATTTATGAAACTATGagagcttaaaatataaacaaattgttatGTGTTGGTtcatgaaaaaatcaaaaactatgtataaaataaataattatgctttaaaaaaaaaaaaaaaaatggttgaaaatcatattatgaatacctaattaccattattttatacctatgtatgagACTAATTTGAAGTTTGGTTTACTATAGCGCTATAAATAGGAAGCAtgcataaaaacaattgtaatattatgttttgtttataatagacTATTAATGTAGTAgcaattttattctatttatttagattttgactaaattattttctgtgtGTAGACAATGTTTTGGCGACAGCTACAACAGGTGGTGCAGTAGTTACGTGGAACTTAAACAGATCATCAAGGAACAAACAAgaccatattttttatgaccaCCGAAGAACTGTAAACAAGGTTACATTTCATTGTGTTGAACCCAATCTGTTGATGTCAGGCTCTCAAGAtggtacaataaaatgttttgatttgaGACTAAAAGAAGCACCTAAAACTTATTCtaggtaattttatagttgGATTATTAAAGTTGAACCTTCATGGTACCAAATAAATCATTGTGTTACAGCGATTCAGAAAGTATTAGAGATGTTCAGTTTAGTCCTCACAACAGTTATGTATTTGCTGCTGCTTCAGAAAATGGCAGTATTCAAATATGGGATACCAGAAAAgctgaaaaatgtttaaataagttttctgCTCATAATGGACCAGTATTTTCTTGTGATTGGCATTCGGAGCTTCAATTTCTAGCAACTGCTAGTCGCGACAAGACTATCAAAGTAACTCATTTAGCTTAACCTGTATTTAcacatgataaataaaattctatattgtTTTAGGTTTGGAATGTTACAAATAAACCTATTGCTGAGTACACAATTAGCACTATTGCCCCAGTCGGACGAGTTAAATGGCGGCCATATCGTAGATATCATTTGGCTTCTAGTGCTTTGGTTCTAGACTCTGCCATTAATGTTTGGGACGTACGCAGGCCTTATATTCCTTATGCATCATTTGCTAAACACACAGATGTAGCAACTTGTATTGCTTGGAAAGGAGATCCTTTTGTACTTTTATCCACAAATCGAGTAATATACTTTTTGACACTTATGAaagtatatttacttatttttaatataaattttaacattaggATAGTACTTTgcatcaaaattttataagtgAAGCTGACTTGCCTTTAGAAAGTGCTAATCAACAAGGTATGGCTATCAATAGAGATGGCGATCTTGTATTTTGTTGTCcagttaatttaaacaaagtaGAAATTCAAAAGTCTAAAGAAAGttctaggtattatattagattgaAGTTAAAAACAATCTATTTTGTTTTGGTTGTAAACAATGTGTTTTTATAGAAAGACTTCAACTACGACAAGTGGTGAAGAAGAATTAAACACATCAAGTGAGATGAATGTGTTTCGTGATCCAAAAATTGTGATGTGTTTATCTGATGAAGCAGAATGTATTCAAACATGTGCTATgcaatataaacttataggAAGATCAATAGGAGAACTCTGTGAACACAATGCTGGTGTTGCTTCCAGTGTTGGAAGAACAactgtaaatacatatttttttttttaataattattaaataacttttaaagaatgttaattttataggtttttttgCTATGGAATGTTCTAAGAATACTATATGATCACCGTGTGTCTCTTATTGCTCTCAAAGAAGATATTATGAGCAGCTCAAACATTGATAGTAGCTTTGATGGGGAGAACCAGATTGGTTCTCTCAGTGACGAAGATGGTCTCAGGGGAGATAGACCTTACCAGTTGGGAGATTTCTATTTTGGGAATGCTGAAATTGATCCTTTAGATGCTGAACACGATCAATTTGACTTCATAGGTTTACAGATGGATAGCAAAACTGTGGAAGAGGATAACGATTGGGAAGTACCTGTAGAATCAATAACTTTAAGACATGAAATCATACATGAGCCAATTGTGAACGATCCTTATATACCTAACTCAGCACCATTAGCAAACAAATTAAGTTAGAATTATATAACAGTGATTAAAAATTGGTGTTTGATGTAAAAATTTGGCATTAATTATCTTATAGATAATCGCATAACTTCTGCACCGCTGTTACGAATAACTTCTCCTGCTAAATTTGACATGTGGAATCCGTCAGAAATTGTTGTCAAAGCTCTTCGTCATCATGTTGATGAAGGTGATGTACAAACAGCAGTGTGcgcattaattgttttaagtgATGAAATCAGAAGTGAATTAACCAATCCTAGACATTCTTGGCGTCTTTTACACGGTGAAATAGAATCTTGGTGGTTAAATTatcttgaattattaaaaaaattcaaattgtgGTCATGTGCTACAacggtaattaaataaaaaattcaatttattatggtttatactgaattaaaagtaatatatgttttattttctgttaaaaTTAGGTTATCCAACTCTCACGCATTCGTAGCATATTGCAACTGCATCGAACCTCCACTTCAGTTTATTTGACTTGTGGATGGTGTTACAAAGGTTTAACACGAAACAATCGACGCTGCTATAATTGTCAACATTCTGAATGTGCTAGGTGTGCATTATGTCAAAGGATTGTACGTGGAATGTATGCATGGTGTAGGGGATGTGCACATGGTGGCCACATTGGACACATGAAACAATGGTTTATGGAAAATAAGTACTGTCCAACCGGATGTGGACACATGTGTGAATATTGATCTCAGTACAATGTAAGTGTTTAAGTTTTTCtgttgtatttttcaatattttaaatgtatttggcagtgttaagaataatttataatataatatattattacttgttattttacaataatatatattttgcacatattatgttctgtaagatataggtaaataaaaaaaaacaactctgtactttaaaatgatataataaaattgtataaaaataatacataaaataaatatatgtgattggattttaaatgttatattaagtattaagcaataatatatatgtaatacatacatacacatacaatGTGTTCGAGAAGTTTggaaatttctttaataattaacccgtaataaatatttctagacATTTGGAAcacattgaatatatataatataatataatatgtatatattaaagattAGGAAAGAAGAATCTTATgtctgagaaaaaaaaagataatacacATCTtactataaaatcatataaaattaaaatccttgatatatatttaggaGAAAgacattataatcaaaatcaaaataattgattgcatattattaaaaattataataaataataaagaattagaTTTTCAGAGATGGTGAGGGTTCAAACTATTTACACTATATTACATTTCAGCTTCTTTCGTCTGCCTTTGTCTTTACCCTTGCCATTTGCTCCTTTCACGTCTTCTTTCTTGCGAGCACGGATCTCACGCATCAAGtcaaaaaatacctataaataatgttaataattgttaactcCCAAACAAAGCATTTAGTTTAATCTTTTATGTCACTTACCTTATCAACATTGTCTCTCGTCTTAGCTGATGTCTCGACATATGGCACTCCCCATTCTTGCGCCCTAGACTGAGCTTCGTTTAATGACACTTTTCGTTTATCTGTCAAGTCTCCTTTATTACCCACTAATAAAAAGGgtatattttcatcatttttcaCTCGTAGAATTTGttctctaaaaaataatttaaaaatatttattattctacattGAAATAAACTAGTACTTTTGACAGTTGTTATTAACAAAAAGACAGGATGTAATTTGCATAATTATTCTTTCTAAATATAGGTTAGGATTATTCTTtacaaaatagatataaaataaagtaaaatgtaaaataataactttaaaaaggttaaaaaggtaaaaatatttaatacatttttatgtgttaaattaatcaaattactttttgtaaaaacagttttaaaattataacttaattgatATAGTTAAAAGGATGGGATGCTACACTCGCAGACAGTGTGTTTTACAAACGTACAACATACCAAATTTTCTGTCAGCAGAACTAATTTTgtgttgttaaattaaatattagagtttattgacctattataaaacttaaaggtaaaaacattatttatcatcTCTTGtcgaaattatacaatatttaaatttttaatcacataataaatatgtacaatactaaaaatgaaaatacttataacttgcttaaaagtcaaaatatcttaaaaaaccaaaaagaagtaacaaataattaatttatctttaagttaaaataaaaagtaaatttgctcttatattaaagttaacaacaaaaaatcaGTTTTACTGAAAGCAAAAttgctatattatacgtatgtaaGATGGAGACAACACTTGCAGGTAaagctttttttataattcaaaaaaattatcctaAGTATTTACTTCCAATAcagaattattacttaaaattcaacatttttaattatattttcaatacctaattttcaaaattactttttggAAAACGTTTGATTGTCATATGAGcaagtattgtaatttaaaacttaatgtatgaatatattttaagtatttaatcaatcttaattaaattttatattattagtttcttAGATTTGACAAatctatcaaattatataattcaccTGGGtaagtggaaaaaaaattattgtaaaatacaatatagagTTAGTAAATAATCTAAATCTAATCATGACTTTGTGTTAATGATAGGTATTGAAACTGCTCATATAcaatctaatatattacatacctaaaCTCCATAGTTGATTGGAAACTATCATCTTCTGTAATGGAAAACACGCACAAAAATCCTTCACCACTGCGAAAATAATTGTCACGGATGGCAGCATAATCTTCCTGGCCGGCTGTGTCCAGTATATCGATTTGGACTTCTTCACCATCCAAGACTACTTTTTTACGGTACGAATCAGCTTTCGTCGGTTCATAATCTTCGACAAACTATAATGGGGCGTGTCAACTGAGGTTATCATACTttgaaattaagttttatatttatattttaatttgtacatacCTCGTCATACATAAACTGTAGGGTAAGAGCGGATTTACCAACACCACCGCTACCCACCATTATAACTTTATGCAAAGCTGGCTGCTGTGCATTGTTTTTCTTCATGgcttgtaataaaaatgtgaactGTTGgtgctgaaaaaaaaaaaacaaaccagcttgtattaaattgaacTGTATCTAAATGCA
Protein-coding regions in this window:
- the LOC114120918 gene encoding GATOR complex protein WDR24, producing the protein MTAVVPAAADTTVVPIVATAASNGKGHILHDGPAYSLALNKEHTHVVVAGRNVFKVFLIEQGGFKECVNLRCGKTSSVQSSSSMDVAWNPADDNVLATATTGGAVVTWNLNRSSRNKQDHIFYDHRRTVNKVTFHCVEPNLLMSGSQDGTIKCFDLRLKEAPKTYSSDSESIRDVQFSPHNSYVFAAASENGSIQIWDTRKAEKCLNKFSAHNGPVFSCDWHSELQFLATASRDKTIKVWNVTNKPIAEYTISTIAPVGRVKWRPYRRYHLASSALVLDSAINVWDVRRPYIPYASFAKHTDVATCIAWKGDPFVLLSTNRDSTLHQNFISEADLPLESANQQGMAINRDGDLVFCCPVNLNKVEIQKSKESSRKTSTTTSGEEELNTSSEMNVFRDPKIVMCLSDEAECIQTCAMQYKLIGRSIGELCEHNAGVASSVGRTTVFLLWNVLRILYDHRVSLIALKEDIMSSSNIDSSFDGENQIGSLSDEDGLRGDRPYQLGDFYFGNAEIDPLDAEHDQFDFIGLQMDSKTVEEDNDWEVPVESITLRHEIIHEPIVNDPYIPNSAPLANKLNNRITSAPLLRITSPAKFDMWNPSEIVVKALRHHVDEGDVQTAVCALIVLSDEIRSELTNPRHSWRLLHGEIESWWLNYLELLKKFKLWSCATTVIQLSRIRSILQLHRTSTSVYLTCGWCYKGLTRNNRRCYNCQHSECARCALCQRIVRGMYAWCRGCAHGGHIGHMKQWFMENKYCPTGCGHMCEY
- the LOC114120916 gene encoding ras-related protein Ral-a, with amino-acid sequence MKKNNAQQPALHKVIMVGSGGVGKSALTLQFMYDEFVEDYEPTKADSYRKKVVLDGEEVQIDILDTAGQEDYAAIRDNYFRSGEGFLCVFSITEDDSFQSTMEFREQILRVKNDENIPFLLVGNKGDLTDKRKVSLNEAQSRAQEWGVPYVETSAKTRDNVDKVFFDLMREIRARKKEDVKGANGKGKDKGRRKKLKCNIV